A DNA window from Kitasatospora atroaurantiaca contains the following coding sequences:
- a CDS encoding homoserine dehydrogenase: MMRTRPLKVALLGCGVVGSEVARIMTTDAADLAARIGAPVELAGIAVRRAGRTRPGVPDHLITTDAEALVGRGDIDVVIEVVGGIEPSKHLILSAFKQGASVVSANKALLARDGAELHQAAADAGVDLYYEAAVAGAIPLIRPLRESLAGDKVNRVLGIVNGTTNFILDKMDTTGAGYSEALEEATALGYAEADPTADVEGFDAAAKAAILAGIAFHTKVTAADVYREGLTEVTAADIASAKQMGCVVKLLAICERSADGESVTARVHPAMIPLSHPLASVREAYNAVFVEAEAAGRLMFYGPGAGGAPTASAVLGDLVAVCRNKLAGATGPGDSVYTQLPAKPMDEVVTRYHVSLDVDDRAGVLAQVASTFAEHGVSIDTVRQQGRDGDASLVVVTHRATDAALSATVDKLRALDSVRDVASIMRVEGE; the protein is encoded by the coding sequence ATGATGCGTACGCGCCCGCTGAAGGTGGCGTTGCTGGGCTGTGGTGTGGTGGGCTCCGAGGTGGCGCGCATCATGACGACGGACGCCGCCGACCTCGCCGCGCGGATCGGCGCGCCGGTCGAGCTCGCCGGCATCGCCGTCCGCCGGGCCGGCCGCACCCGTCCGGGGGTGCCCGATCACCTGATCACGACCGATGCCGAGGCGCTGGTGGGCCGCGGTGACATCGACGTCGTCATCGAGGTGGTCGGTGGCATCGAGCCCTCGAAACACCTGATCCTCTCGGCCTTCAAGCAGGGCGCCTCGGTGGTCAGCGCCAACAAGGCGCTGCTGGCCAGGGACGGCGCCGAGCTGCACCAGGCGGCCGCCGACGCGGGCGTGGACCTGTACTACGAGGCCGCCGTCGCCGGCGCCATCCCGCTGATCCGCCCGCTGCGCGAGTCCCTCGCGGGCGACAAGGTCAACCGGGTGCTGGGCATCGTCAACGGCACCACCAACTTCATCCTCGACAAGATGGACACCACCGGCGCCGGGTACTCGGAGGCGCTGGAGGAGGCCACCGCGCTCGGCTACGCCGAGGCCGACCCGACCGCCGACGTCGAGGGCTTCGATGCCGCCGCCAAGGCCGCCATCCTGGCGGGCATCGCCTTCCACACCAAGGTGACCGCGGCCGACGTCTACCGCGAGGGCCTGACCGAGGTCACCGCCGCCGACATCGCCTCCGCCAAGCAGATGGGCTGCGTGGTCAAGCTGCTCGCGATCTGCGAGCGCTCGGCCGACGGCGAGTCCGTGACCGCCCGCGTCCACCCGGCGATGATCCCGCTCAGCCACCCGCTGGCCTCCGTGCGCGAGGCGTACAACGCGGTCTTCGTGGAGGCCGAGGCGGCCGGCCGGCTGATGTTCTACGGCCCGGGCGCCGGTGGCGCGCCGACCGCCTCCGCCGTCCTCGGCGACCTGGTGGCGGTCTGCCGCAACAAGCTCGCCGGTGCGACCGGCCCGGGTGACTCGGTGTACACCCAGCTGCCGGCCAAGCCGATGGACGAGGTCGTCACCCGCTACCACGTCAGCCTGGACGTGGACGACCGCGCGGGGGTGCTCGCCCAGGTGGCGTCCACCTTCGCCGAGCACGGCGTGTCCATCGACACCGTGCGCCAGCAGGGCCGCGACGGCGACGCCTCGCTCGTCGTGGTCACCCACCGCGCCACCGACGCCGCCCTGTCGGCGACGGTCGACAAGCTCCGCGCGCTGGACAGCGTGCGTGACGTGGCCAGCATCATGCGGGTTGAAGGGGAGTAG
- the thrC gene encoding threonine synthase yields MNAVIDRGAHTHQWRGLIEEYRDRLPVSDTTPVVTLLEGGTPLVPAQVLSERLGCEVYLKVEGANPTGSFKDRGMTMAISKAKEDGAQAVICASTGNTSASAAAYAVRAGMVSAVLVPQGKIALGKMGQALIHGAKILQVDGNFDDCLTLARELSEKYPVALVNSVNPVRIEGQKTAAFEIVDMLGDAPDIHVLPVGNAGNITAYWKGYREYTRDGLASQNPRMWGFQAAGSAPIVDGHPILKPQTIATAIRIGNPASWDYAIAARDESGGLIDKVTDRQILAAYRLLASQEGVFVEPASAASVAGLLAKAEQGLVDPGQRIVCTVTGNGLKDPDWAVAGAPQPHVVPIDAEAAARRLGLLD; encoded by the coding sequence ATGAACGCCGTGATCGACAGAGGCGCCCACACCCACCAGTGGCGCGGCCTCATCGAGGAGTACCGCGACCGCCTGCCGGTCAGCGACACCACCCCCGTGGTCACCCTGCTGGAGGGCGGCACGCCCCTGGTCCCCGCCCAGGTGCTCTCCGAGCGGCTCGGCTGCGAGGTCTACCTCAAGGTCGAGGGCGCCAACCCGACCGGGTCCTTCAAGGACCGCGGCATGACGATGGCGATCTCCAAGGCCAAGGAGGACGGCGCCCAGGCCGTCATCTGCGCCTCCACCGGCAACACCTCCGCCTCCGCCGCCGCGTACGCGGTGCGGGCCGGCATGGTCTCGGCCGTGCTCGTTCCGCAGGGCAAGATCGCGCTCGGCAAGATGGGCCAGGCGCTGATCCACGGCGCGAAGATCCTGCAGGTGGACGGGAACTTCGACGACTGCCTCACCCTTGCGCGTGAACTGTCCGAGAAGTACCCGGTGGCGCTGGTCAACTCGGTGAACCCGGTCCGGATCGAGGGTCAGAAGACCGCCGCCTTCGAGATCGTGGACATGCTCGGTGACGCGCCCGACATCCACGTCCTCCCGGTCGGCAACGCGGGCAACATCACCGCGTACTGGAAGGGTTATCGCGAGTACACCCGGGACGGGCTCGCCTCGCAGAACCCGCGGATGTGGGGCTTCCAGGCGGCCGGTTCGGCGCCGATCGTGGACGGCCACCCGATCCTCAAGCCGCAGACCATCGCGACCGCGATCCGGATCGGCAACCCGGCCTCCTGGGACTACGCGATCGCCGCGCGGGACGAGTCCGGCGGCCTCATCGACAAGGTGACCGACCGTCAGATCCTCGCAGCCTACCGACTGTTGGCCTCCCAGGAGGGCGTCTTCGTGGAGCCCGCCTCGGCGGCGAGCGTGGCCGGCCTGCTGGCCAAGGCCGAGCAGGGCCTGGTCGACCCGGGCCAGCGGATCGTCTGTACGGTGACCGGTAACGGCCTCAAGGACCCGGACTGGGCGGTGGCCGGTGCGCCGCAGCCGCACGTCGTGCCGATCGACGCCGAGGCCGCGGCCAGGCGCCTCGGACTGCTCGACTGA
- the thrB gene encoding homoserine kinase: MAGPAFRAAAVRVRVPATSANLGPGFDAFGLALGLYDDVVVRVADSGLTVDIAGEGADTLARDERHLVVRSMRAAFDRLGGQPCGLEVVCANRIPHGRGLGSSSAAICAGIVAARAVTIGGPSALDDAALLALASELEGHPDNVAACLRGGFTVAWTDEESAKAVTLEPAEQVVPVVFIPATEVLTETARGLLPRTVPLADAAANAGRAALLVEALTRRPELLLAATEDRLHQDYRASAMPDSAALVGALRAEGIPAVISGAGPTVLALSDEAGADKLLQFVGPAFAAHRLKLDRAGASVLPLDA; the protein is encoded by the coding sequence ATGGCCGGTCCTGCGTTCCGTGCCGCCGCCGTCCGGGTCCGGGTCCCCGCGACCAGCGCCAACCTCGGCCCCGGTTTCGACGCCTTCGGACTCGCCCTGGGTCTCTACGACGACGTGGTCGTCCGGGTCGCCGACTCCGGCCTGACCGTGGACATCGCGGGCGAGGGCGCCGACACCCTGGCCCGTGACGAGCGCCACCTGGTGGTCCGCTCGATGCGCGCCGCCTTCGACCGGCTCGGCGGCCAGCCGTGCGGCCTCGAGGTGGTCTGTGCCAACCGCATACCGCACGGCCGTGGCCTGGGCTCCTCCTCGGCCGCGATCTGTGCGGGCATCGTGGCCGCCCGCGCCGTCACCATCGGCGGCCCGTCCGCGCTGGACGACGCCGCACTGCTGGCCCTCGCCTCCGAGCTGGAGGGTCACCCCGACAACGTCGCCGCCTGTCTGCGCGGTGGATTCACCGTCGCGTGGACGGACGAGGAGTCGGCCAAGGCGGTCACCCTGGAGCCGGCCGAGCAGGTCGTCCCGGTCGTCTTCATCCCGGCCACCGAGGTGCTCACCGAGACCGCGCGCGGACTGCTCCCGAGGACCGTCCCGCTCGCCGACGCGGCCGCCAACGCGGGCCGTGCGGCGCTGCTGGTCGAGGCCCTCACCCGGCGTCCCGAGCTGCTGCTGGCCGCCACCGAGGACCGCCTGCACCAGGACTACCGCGCCTCCGCGATGCCCGACAGCGCCGCCCTGGTGGGCGCGCTGCGCGCCGAGGGCATCCCCGCGGTCATCTCCGGCGCGGGGCCGACCGTGCTCGCCCTCTCCGACGAGGCGGGCGCCGACAAGCTGCTTCAGTTCGTCGGGCCGGCTTTCGCCGCGCACCGGCTGAAGCTGGACCGTGCCGGGGCATCCGTCCTGCCGCTCGACGCGTGA
- the rho gene encoding transcription termination factor Rho, which yields MSDTTDLMGARPDAEASDAAAPAAPAKRRRTAAAGLDGLVLAELQKLASTLGISGTGRLRKSQLIEAIKEKSGGDPLLAGGAAPAAPAAKRATKAAAAAAEPAPAAAEEEKPARRTRAAAAAAAEAQAQIEIPVQAAAETAGAPARAERTRRRATSAAGAPTLEAPAEPAAAVVAEAKTETKSAEARGLEADARTETRRDRRDRRDRREGERPEAGEGQAAQDGESRESRRDRRNRRDRTDRGERQGGQQGQQGAPEGGGQQGRQPAGQQQAGGGFEDDEFGDGRRGRRGRYRDRRGRGSRREGFEAGPAEPQIGDDDVLIPVAGILDILDNYAFVRTSGYLPGQNDVYVSLAQVRKNGLRKGDAITGAVRQPRDGERREKFNAMVRLDSVNGMDPESGRNRPEFGKLTPLYPQERLRLETDPGILTTRIIDLVSPIGKGQRGLIVAPPKTGKTMIMQAIANAITHNNPECHLMVVLVDERPEEVTDMQRSVKGEVISSTFDRPAEDHTVVAELAIERAKRLVELGHDVVILLDSITRLGRAYNLAAPASGRILSGGVDSTALYPPKKFFGAARNIENGGSLTILATALVETGSRADEVVFEEFKGTGNMELKLDRKLSDKRIFPAVDVDASSTRKEEILLGNEELAITWKLRRVLHALDSQQAIELLLDKMKQTKSNAEFLMQIAKTTPGSGD from the coding sequence GTGAGCGACACCACCGATCTGATGGGCGCGCGCCCGGACGCCGAGGCGTCGGATGCCGCCGCCCCCGCGGCCCCGGCCAAGCGCCGTCGCACCGCCGCCGCGGGCCTGGACGGCCTGGTCCTGGCCGAGCTTCAGAAGCTCGCCTCGACTCTCGGTATCAGCGGTACCGGACGCCTCCGCAAGAGCCAGCTGATCGAGGCCATCAAGGAGAAGAGCGGCGGGGACCCGCTGCTCGCCGGCGGCGCCGCCCCGGCCGCGCCTGCCGCCAAGCGGGCCACCAAGGCCGCCGCTGCCGCCGCAGAGCCGGCTCCGGCCGCTGCCGAGGAGGAGAAGCCGGCCCGCCGTACGCGTGCCGCCGCCGCGGCTGCCGCCGAGGCGCAGGCACAGATCGAGATCCCGGTCCAGGCCGCCGCCGAGACCGCCGGTGCCCCGGCGCGTGCCGAGCGCACCCGCCGTCGGGCCACCTCGGCCGCCGGTGCCCCGACCCTCGAGGCCCCCGCCGAGCCGGCCGCGGCCGTGGTCGCCGAGGCCAAGACCGAGACCAAGTCGGCCGAGGCCCGTGGCCTCGAGGCCGACGCCCGTACCGAGACCCGCCGTGACCGCCGCGACCGGCGGGACCGCCGCGAGGGCGAGCGCCCGGAGGCCGGCGAGGGCCAGGCCGCGCAGGACGGCGAGTCCCGCGAGTCGCGCCGCGACCGGCGCAACCGCCGCGACCGTACCGACCGCGGTGAGCGCCAGGGCGGCCAGCAGGGCCAGCAGGGTGCCCCGGAGGGCGGCGGCCAGCAGGGCCGTCAGCCGGCCGGGCAGCAGCAGGCCGGCGGCGGCTTCGAGGACGACGAGTTCGGTGACGGTCGCCGCGGCCGCCGTGGCCGCTACCGCGACCGCCGTGGCCGTGGCAGCCGTCGCGAGGGCTTCGAGGCCGGTCCGGCCGAGCCGCAGATCGGCGACGACGATGTGCTGATCCCCGTCGCGGGCATCCTGGACATCCTCGACAACTACGCGTTCGTCCGGACCTCCGGCTACCTGCCGGGCCAGAACGACGTCTACGTCTCGCTCGCCCAGGTCCGCAAGAACGGCCTGCGCAAGGGCGACGCCATCACCGGCGCCGTGCGCCAGCCGCGTGACGGTGAGCGCCGCGAGAAGTTCAACGCCATGGTGCGCCTGGACTCCGTCAACGGCATGGACCCGGAGAGCGGCCGCAACCGCCCCGAGTTCGGCAAGCTCACCCCGCTGTACCCGCAGGAGCGCCTGCGTCTGGAGACCGACCCGGGCATCCTGACCACCCGCATCATCGACCTCGTGTCGCCGATCGGTAAGGGCCAGCGTGGTCTGATCGTCGCCCCGCCGAAGACCGGCAAGACGATGATCATGCAGGCGATCGCCAACGCGATCACCCACAACAACCCCGAGTGCCACCTGATGGTCGTCCTGGTCGACGAGCGTCCGGAAGAGGTCACCGACATGCAGCGGTCGGTGAAGGGCGAGGTCATCTCCTCGACCTTCGACCGCCCGGCCGAGGACCACACCGTGGTCGCGGAGCTGGCCATCGAGCGCGCCAAGCGCCTGGTGGAGCTGGGCCACGACGTGGTGATCCTGCTGGACTCGATCACCCGCCTTGGCCGCGCCTACAACCTGGCGGCGCCGGCCTCCGGCCGCATCCTGTCCGGTGGTGTCGACTCGACCGCGCTGTACCCGCCGAAGAAGTTCTTCGGTGCCGCGCGCAACATCGAGAACGGCGGCTCGCTGACCATCCTCGCCACCGCGCTGGTGGAGACTGGCTCCCGGGCCGACGAGGTCGTCTTCGAGGAGTTCAAGGGCACCGGCAACATGGAGCTCAAGCTCGACCGCAAGCTCTCGGACAAGCGCATCTTCCCGGCCGTCGACGTCGATGCGTCCTCCACCCGTAAGGAGGAGATCCTGCTGGGCAACGAGGAGTTGGCCATCACCTGGAAGCTCCGCCGGGTGCTGCACGCGCTCGACTCGCAGCAGGCGATCGAGCTGCTGCTGGACAAGATGAAGCAGACCAAGAGCAACGCCGAGTTCCTGATGCAGATCGCCAAGACCACCCCTGGTTCCGGCGACTGA
- a CDS encoding LCP family protein produces MTDHRRVRSRRGRWLRIALLTLAGLLVAGAGAAGYAYWKLNGNIKSVDINSQLGTARPPAATDGSFNILVLGSDSRAGSNGSLAGGNTDGTARSDTAMVVHVNQAHNHADVVSIPRDTLVSRPDCTGAGGKSVAAARSAMYNSAFEVGGPACAVKTTEQLTGLRMDHFVEIDFSGFASFINAIGGVTVTTTVAINDKDSGLNLAPGTHHLGGDQALAFVRTRHGVGDGSDLGRIELQKQMVKSILSQVGDMGLTSNPAKLWSVGDKLTRSITTDSDLASVSTLVGLADTLKGVGPEELTMVTLPVVTAPSDPNRVVAKKPQADQLWAALKADRSVPQAIVSSQPTNPADPTASASAQAG; encoded by the coding sequence ATGACCGATCACCGAAGGGTCCGCAGCAGACGCGGCAGGTGGCTGCGGATCGCCCTGCTGACGCTGGCCGGCCTGCTGGTGGCGGGCGCCGGGGCCGCCGGGTACGCGTACTGGAAGCTCAACGGCAACATCAAGAGCGTGGACATCAACTCCCAGCTCGGCACCGCCAGGCCGCCGGCCGCCACCGACGGCTCGTTCAACATCCTGGTGCTGGGCTCGGACTCGCGGGCCGGCAGCAACGGCAGTCTGGCCGGCGGCAACACCGACGGCACCGCGCGCTCCGACACCGCGATGGTGGTGCACGTCAACCAGGCCCACAACCACGCCGACGTGGTGAGCATCCCGCGCGACACGCTGGTGTCCCGCCCGGATTGCACCGGTGCCGGCGGCAAGAGCGTGGCGGCGGCGAGGAGCGCGATGTACAACAGCGCCTTCGAGGTGGGCGGCCCGGCCTGTGCGGTGAAGACCACCGAGCAGCTCACCGGTCTGCGGATGGACCACTTCGTGGAGATCGACTTCTCGGGCTTCGCGTCCTTCATAAACGCGATCGGCGGGGTCACCGTGACCACCACCGTGGCCATCAACGACAAGGACAGCGGCCTCAACCTCGCCCCCGGCACCCACCACCTGGGCGGCGACCAGGCACTCGCCTTCGTACGGACCAGGCACGGTGTCGGCGACGGCAGTGACCTGGGCCGGATCGAGCTGCAGAAGCAGATGGTGAAGTCGATCCTGTCGCAGGTGGGCGACATGGGGCTGACGTCCAACCCGGCCAAGCTCTGGTCGGTGGGTGACAAGCTCACCAGGAGCATCACCACCGACTCCGACCTGGCCTCGGTCAGTACGCTGGTGGGCCTGGCCGACACCCTCAAGGGGGTTGGGCCCGAGGAGCTGACCATGGTCACCCTGCCCGTGGTGACGGCGCCCTCCGACCCGAACCGGGTGGTCGCGAAGAAGCCGCAGGCCGACCAGCTGTGGGCGGCGCTGAAGGCGGACCGGTCGGTGCCGCAGGCCATCGTGAGCTCGCAGCCGACCAACCCGGCCGACCCGACCGCGAGCGCCTCCGCCCAGGCCGGATGA
- the rpmE gene encoding 50S ribosomal protein L31 encodes MKPNVHPEYVVTSVTCTCGNEFTTRSTETSGVIRAEVCSQCHPFYTGKQKILDTGGRVARFEARFGKTHSAKQA; translated from the coding sequence TTGAAGCCCAACGTTCACCCCGAGTACGTGGTCACCTCGGTGACCTGCACCTGCGGCAACGAGTTCACCACCCGCTCGACCGAGACCAGCGGCGTCATTCGCGCCGAGGTCTGCTCGCAGTGCCACCCGTTCTACACGGGCAAGCAGAAGATCCTCGACACCGGTGGCCGCGTGGCCCGCTTCGAGGCGCGCTTCGGCAAGACCCACAGCGCGAAGCAGGCCTAG
- the prfA gene encoding peptide chain release factor 1, protein MFEAVEELLVEHAALEERLADPSVHADQANARKLSKRYAELTPITATYRAWKQAGEDIEAAREFATEDPDFIAEVKSSEARRDELTEELRLLLVPRDPNDEKDVILEVKAGEGGEESALFAGDLLRMYLRFAERVGWKTELIDANESDLGGYKDVSVAVKTRGTIEPGQGVWARLKYEGGVHRVQRVPATESQGRIHTSAAGVLVTPEAEEVEVEVHANDLRIDVYRSSGPGGQSVNTTDSAVRITHLPTGIVASCQNEKSQLQNKEQAMRILRSRLLAAAQEAAEQEASDARRSQVRTVDRSERIRTYNYPENRLSDHRTGFKSYNLDQVLDGDLNAVIQSCVDADAAAKLAAAQEN, encoded by the coding sequence ATGTTCGAGGCAGTCGAAGAGCTCCTCGTCGAGCACGCAGCCCTCGAAGAGCGGCTGGCCGACCCGTCGGTCCACGCGGACCAGGCGAACGCCCGCAAGCTCTCCAAGCGCTATGCCGAGCTGACGCCGATCACCGCCACCTACCGCGCCTGGAAGCAGGCCGGCGAGGACATCGAGGCGGCCCGTGAATTCGCCACCGAGGACCCGGACTTCATCGCCGAGGTCAAGTCCTCCGAGGCCCGGCGCGACGAGCTGACCGAGGAGCTGCGCCTGCTGCTCGTCCCGCGTGACCCCAACGACGAGAAGGACGTCATCCTGGAGGTCAAGGCCGGCGAGGGCGGCGAGGAGTCCGCCCTGTTCGCCGGCGACCTGCTGCGGATGTACCTGCGCTTCGCCGAGCGGGTCGGTTGGAAGACCGAGCTGATCGACGCCAACGAGTCCGACCTCGGCGGCTACAAGGACGTCTCGGTCGCCGTGAAGACCAGAGGCACCATAGAGCCCGGTCAGGGCGTCTGGGCCCGGCTGAAGTACGAGGGCGGCGTGCACCGCGTGCAGCGTGTGCCGGCCACCGAGTCGCAGGGCCGGATCCACACCTCGGCGGCGGGCGTGCTGGTCACGCCGGAGGCCGAGGAGGTCGAGGTGGAGGTCCACGCGAACGACCTGCGGATCGACGTGTACCGCTCCTCGGGCCCCGGCGGGCAGTCCGTCAACACCACCGACTCGGCGGTCCGGATCACCCACCTGCCGACCGGTATCGTGGCGTCCTGCCAGAACGAGAAGAGCCAGCTGCAGAACAAGGAGCAGGCGATGCGCATCCTGCGTTCGCGGCTGCTGGCCGCCGCGCAGGAGGCCGCCGAGCAGGAGGCCTCGGACGCGCGTCGCAGCCAGGTCCGCACGGTGGACCGCTCGGAGCGGATCCGGACGTACAACTACCCGGAGAACCGCCTCTCGGACCACCGGACGGGCTTCAAGTCGTACAACCTGGACCAGGTCCTGGACGGCGACCTCAATGCGGTGATCCAGTCCTGCGTGGACGCCGACGCGGCTGCCAAGCTGGCCGCCGCCCAGGAGAACTGA
- the prmC gene encoding peptide chain release factor N(5)-glutamine methyltransferase, giving the protein MNLLLAEVAQATQRLAAAGVPSPRFDAEELAAHIHNVKRSQLHTVPDADFDARYWEAISRREAREPLQHITGRAFFRYLELEVGPGVFVPRPETESVVEWAIDAVRDMDVAEPLVVDLCTGSGAIALALAQELPRSTVHAFELDEGAMQYTRRNIAASSDRARVTLHAGDATRAFEDDRSWDGRFDLVISNPPYIPLTEWEYVAPEARDHDPQMSLFSGEDGLDTIRGIERVAARLLRPGGAVVIEHADTQGGQVPWIFNEEGGWTDTADHRDLNNRPRFTTARKASL; this is encoded by the coding sequence ATGAACCTGCTGCTCGCCGAGGTGGCCCAGGCCACCCAGCGGTTGGCCGCGGCCGGCGTGCCGTCGCCGCGCTTCGACGCGGAGGAGCTCGCCGCACACATCCACAACGTCAAGCGCAGCCAGCTGCACACCGTGCCGGACGCCGACTTCGACGCCCGCTACTGGGAGGCGATCTCGCGCCGTGAGGCGCGCGAGCCGCTGCAGCACATCACCGGCCGCGCGTTCTTCCGGTACCTGGAGCTGGAGGTCGGCCCGGGCGTCTTCGTGCCCCGGCCGGAGACCGAGTCGGTGGTCGAGTGGGCCATAGACGCCGTCCGGGACATGGACGTGGCCGAGCCGCTGGTGGTCGACCTGTGCACCGGCTCCGGCGCGATCGCGCTGGCGCTGGCCCAGGAGCTGCCGCGCTCGACCGTGCACGCCTTCGAGCTGGACGAGGGCGCCATGCAGTACACCCGGCGCAACATCGCCGCCAGCTCCGACCGTGCCCGGGTCACCCTGCACGCGGGGGACGCCACCCGCGCCTTCGAGGACGACCGCTCCTGGGACGGCCGCTTCGACCTGGTGATCAGCAACCCGCCGTACATCCCGCTCACCGAGTGGGAGTACGTGGCGCCCGAGGCACGCGACCACGACCCGCAGATGTCGCTGTTCTCCGGCGAGGACGGGCTGGACACCATCCGCGGCATCGAGCGGGTCGCGGCCCGGCTGCTGCGGCCCGGCGGGGCGGTCGTGATCGAGCACGCCGACACCCAGGGCGGCCAGGTGCCGTGGATCTTCAACGAAGAGGGCGGTTGGACGGACACCGCCGACCACCGCGACCTGAACAACCGGCCGCGCTTCACAACGGCCCGTAAGGCGTCGTTGTGA
- a CDS encoding L-threonylcarbamoyladenylate synthase, which produces MSRRYDCADAGERATGLREAASAIRRGELVVLPTDTLYGVGADAFSPEAVAALLAAKGRGRDMPSPVLVGSPTTLHGLVTDFSEQAWELVDAFWPGGLTLVAKHQPSLRWDLGETRGTVAVRMPLHPVAIELLNTTGPLAVSSANKSGGPSPANCDDAFAQLGDSISVYLDGGTADFAQASSIVDVTGKVPVLLRAGAISAEQLREVVPDLEAGS; this is translated from the coding sequence ATGAGCCGCCGCTACGACTGTGCCGACGCAGGGGAACGTGCCACCGGGCTGCGCGAGGCCGCCTCGGCGATCCGCCGGGGCGAGCTGGTCGTGCTGCCCACCGACACCCTCTACGGGGTCGGCGCGGACGCCTTCAGCCCCGAGGCCGTCGCCGCCCTGCTGGCCGCCAAGGGCCGCGGCCGCGACATGCCCTCGCCCGTGCTGGTCGGCTCGCCGACCACCCTGCACGGCCTGGTCACCGACTTCTCCGAGCAGGCCTGGGAGCTGGTCGACGCCTTCTGGCCGGGCGGGCTGACCCTGGTCGCCAAGCACCAGCCCTCGCTGCGCTGGGACCTCGGCGAGACCCGGGGCACGGTGGCCGTCCGGATGCCGCTGCACCCGGTCGCCATCGAGCTGCTCAACACCACGGGACCGCTCGCCGTCTCCAGTGCCAACAAGAGCGGCGGCCCGTCGCCGGCCAACTGCGACGACGCGTTCGCCCAGCTCGGCGACTCGATCTCGGTCTACCTCGACGGCGGGACGGCCGACTTCGCACAGGCCTCCAGCATCGTCGACGTCACGGGCAAGGTTCCGGTCCTGCTGCGGGCCGGCGCGATCAGCGCCGAGCAGCTGAGGGAGGTCGTCCCGGACCTGGAGGCCGGCAGTTGA
- a CDS encoding protein-tyrosine-phosphatase, whose product MGPGLPAYVTVSPRPLDSFRILFVCTGNVCRSPIAERLTRHELDTRLSGTAAGRIVVESAGTWGHEGAPMEAHAATVLGEYGVDSGGFVGRELLDEHVVDADLVLTATLDHRAQVISMGHAAGLRTFTLKEFTRLVRRIDPSTLPDPRGGVHVTERARALVRAAAALRGWLLAATPEADEVDDPYGAPIGMFRNCGEEIFDALDPVVTALTGIPRR is encoded by the coding sequence CTGGGCCCTGGCCTTCCCGCGTACGTCACGGTCTCGCCGCGGCCGCTGGACTCCTTCCGGATCCTCTTCGTCTGCACCGGCAACGTCTGCCGATCGCCGATCGCCGAGCGGCTGACCCGGCATGAGCTGGACACCCGCCTCAGCGGCACGGCGGCCGGCCGGATCGTGGTCGAGAGCGCGGGCACCTGGGGCCACGAGGGCGCACCGATGGAGGCGCACGCCGCCACGGTGCTCGGCGAGTACGGCGTGGACAGCGGCGGCTTCGTCGGGCGCGAGCTGCTGGACGAGCACGTGGTCGACGCCGACCTGGTGCTCACCGCGACCCTGGACCACCGCGCCCAGGTGATCTCCATGGGGCACGCGGCCGGCCTGCGGACCTTCACGCTCAAGGAGTTCACCCGGCTGGTGCGCCGGATAGACCCCAGCACCCTCCCCGACCCGCGGGGCGGGGTCCACGTCACCGAGCGGGCCCGTGCGCTGGTCAGGGCGGCCGCCGCGCTGCGGGGCTGGCTGCTGGCGGCGACCCCGGAGGCGGACGAGGTCGACGACCCGTACGGCGCGCCGATCGGGATGTTCCGCAACTGCGGCGAGGAGATATTCGACGCCCTCGACCCCGTCGTCACCGCTCTCACGGGCATTCCCCGCCGGTAG